A part of Antechinus flavipes isolate AdamAnt ecotype Samford, QLD, Australia chromosome 6, AdamAnt_v2, whole genome shotgun sequence genomic DNA contains:
- the LOC127540633 gene encoding olfactory receptor 10AG1-like, giving the protein MERSNVTFVMEFILLGFSDLPKLRSLLFGIFLIIYMCILVGNGLLIIITKINPALQTPMYFFLGNFSFLEICYTSVTLPRILRDIWTQKGNIPFLSCAIQICSLYILGIAECLLLAVMAYDRYVAICKPLYYPLIMNHKLCVKLVIASWITAIPVQIGVTYKIFSMNFCGSNKLSHIFCDTPPLLEIACGDTSQKELSIHVNTLVFIMLPFLFILISYVKIITTILKLPLTSGKSKAFSTCSSHLIAVCLFFGSGSIVYLRPKSTHSAKSDKVFSLFYTTVIPLLNPLIYSLRNKDVIAALRKLLPK; this is encoded by the coding sequence atggaaagaagtaATGTTACCTTTGTGATGGAATTCATTCTTCTGGGATTTTCTGACCTTCCCAAACTCCGAAGTctcttatttggaatttttttaatcatctatATGTGTATACTTGTAGGAAATGGCCTGCTCATTATTATAACTAAGATAAATCCTGCTCTTCAGACTCCCATGTACTTTTTCCTTGGAAACTTTTCCTTCTTGGAAATCTGTTACACATCAGTCACTCTCCCTAGAATACTAAGAGATATTTGGACTCAGAAAGGAAACATTCCATTTCTGTCGTGTGCTATACAAATTTGCTCCTTATACATTCTAGGAATTGCAGAGTGCTTACTCCTGGCTGTGATGGCTTATGATAGATATGTAGCCATCTGTAAACCTCTTTACTATCCTCTCATCATGAATCATAAGTTATGTGTCAAACTGGTGATTGCCTCCTGGATCACGGCAATACCAGTCCAGATAGGAGTCACATACAAAATTTTCTCTATGAACTTTTGTGGATCTAACAAACTCAGTCATATTTTCTGTGATACTCCACCATTACTGGAGATTGCTTGTGGGGACACATCTCAGAAAGAGCTTTCTATTCATGTTAATACTCTGGTTTTTATTATGCTTCCCTTTTTGTTTATACTCATATCTTATGTCAAAATCATCACCACCATCCTGAAGCTGCCATTGACTTCAGGAAAATCCAAAGCCTTTTCTACTTGTTCTTCTCACCTCATAGCTGTATGTTTATTCTTTGGGTCTGGTAGTATTGTGTATTTGCGTCCCAAATCCACTCATTCAGCCAAATCTGAcaaagttttctctcttttctatacTACTGTGATTCCACTGTTAAATCCCTTGATATATAGCCTGAGGAATAAGGATGTAATTGCTGCACTGAGAAAACTCCTTCCAAAATGA